From Rhodococcus sp. B7740, one genomic window encodes:
- a CDS encoding esterase/lipase family protein, whose amino-acid sequence MSNTLSRVLPTAVAAAVAGALCLTGAGTATAAPASPTGTSVSATPVLEGANDFGCVPSAAHPRPVVLVHGTKMDASTWKTLAPQLKSEGYCVFAPNYGGVSLLFDPSTTIWGSGDIAESGRQIGRFVDEVLAATGAEQVDLVGHSQGGTSSRQYMKFDGGTDPQDPARNKVHTLVTLGATNHGTTFGGLQQLSELLTSLGLPGDALTPLTYNMAGAQQLVGSTTLTSLNDGGDVQPGVEYTVIATRNDTVSTPPGNTFLRSGDPSTVHNVWVQDVCPAATTSHIGLVTDPAPLYMVKSALDPEYAATTPPPC is encoded by the coding sequence ATGTCGAACACGCTTTCCCGAGTACTGCCCACGGCGGTCGCTGCCGCCGTTGCCGGTGCCCTGTGCCTGACCGGGGCGGGAACAGCTACCGCGGCACCCGCCTCCCCCACGGGCACCTCCGTGTCTGCCACTCCTGTCCTGGAGGGCGCGAACGACTTCGGCTGCGTGCCCAGTGCGGCGCATCCACGTCCGGTGGTTCTCGTGCACGGAACGAAGATGGATGCGTCGACGTGGAAGACGCTCGCACCGCAGTTGAAGAGCGAGGGCTACTGCGTCTTCGCGCCCAACTACGGCGGCGTCTCGCTCCTGTTCGATCCGAGCACGACCATCTGGGGTTCGGGTGATATCGCCGAGTCGGGACGGCAGATCGGTCGGTTCGTCGACGAGGTGCTTGCCGCCACCGGTGCAGAACAGGTCGATCTAGTCGGTCATTCACAGGGCGGCACGTCCTCGCGCCAGTACATGAAGTTCGACGGTGGCACCGATCCGCAGGATCCTGCCCGCAACAAGGTGCACACTTTGGTCACCCTCGGTGCCACCAACCACGGAACGACGTTCGGCGGTCTGCAGCAGCTCTCCGAACTGCTCACCTCGCTCGGACTCCCCGGCGACGCGCTCACCCCGCTCACGTACAACATGGCCGGTGCACAGCAGTTGGTCGGCTCCACGACGTTGACGAGCCTGAACGACGGCGGAGACGTCCAACCGGGAGTCGAGTACACCGTCATCGCCACCCGCAACGACACGGTGTCGACACCTCCGGGGAACACCTTCCTCCGGTCGGGTGATCCGTCGACGGTGCACAACGTATGGGTTCAGGACGTGTGCCCGGCCGCCACGACGTCGCACATCGGCCTCGTCACCGATCCCGCGCCGCTGTACATGGTCAAGTCGGCGCTCGACCCCGAGTACGCAGCGACCACCCCGCCACCCTGCTGA
- a CDS encoding amino acid adenylation domain-containing protein, translating to MSADGSTGTPSESGGRAGGRPARPRPTRSRPTRTRPARTVALPTLLAAAVEKNPDGIAAEFGDRSLTYREIDSRSSRLARLLLARGVGPGDFVALALTRSIESVMAVWAVAKTGAAFVPIDPNYPAARIEHMATDSGVRMGVTATQFEAAMPNAVSWIVLDASDVEEELSGLSDGPVVADDRRAPIRASDLAYVIYTSGSTGLPKGVAVSQAGLAPLAATQVETYGLDSGSRTLHFASPSFDASVLELLMAVGAGSTMVIVEPGVYGGTDLSEVLRRHRVTHAFITPAALASLDPADVPALRVLAVGGEAFSSELMSKWATDRRFHNVYGPTEASMVCNISQPLTAGEAVLLGQSTREMGHHVLDDRLRRVPAGVPGELYLTGAGLARGYHRRFGLTATRFVANPYAVEGDSNQARLYRTGDIVRWRDGPTGPVIEYMGRNDFQVQIRGFRIELGEIDAVLTALDGVEFAATLGYRGPTGATVLAAYVLPTTGVELDVDNLLEAAGRSLPAHMVPSVVTPIESIPLTPTGKLDRDALPEPVFEVAEFRAPTTPTQQTVADIFVELLGVERVGLDDDFFALGGNSLIATKLAARLGSALGVHVPARSVFESSTVEALANAAESVDAPVRARLDASRARPQHIPLSSAQQRMWFLNRLDTTSAINNVPVALLLRGSLDVDALQAAVLDVVGRHESLRTVYPDIDGSGYQRVLDEADTQVDTAVVPVTRESALAEVTQFFTRGFDVTTEIPFRVRLFEVTDPAGSVPEYVLAFVAHHISADGLSMAPLSRDVMTAYLARRSGSAPQWTPLPVQYVDYTLWQLDMLGSESDPNSVADKQIRYWQHALDGLPEQLELPADRPRPRVASGRGAVVSFDIAPELHARVLECASTSESTPFMVVHAALAVLLARLSGTADIAVGAPVGGRGDARLDDLVGMFVNTVVLRTPVAPDASFAEVLDTVRTADLEAFDNVDVPFERLVEVLDPVRSQGRHPLVQVALFFQNFSQGSFELPDLGVEAFGSGVASAKFDLQVTFTERGDGAGPAVELMYATDLFDESTMTSFGQRLVTVLEAVTARPSVVVGDIAILDSAEREQLSLRGNGSTVAADSGEVLLDGFGRTVVESPDAVALVFGERSLTYREFSDRVDATASLLQERGAGPGMLVGLAMRRSVELVVGMYAVLRSGAAYVPVDPDQPAERNDYILDTASPIVVLSTARDEFVTGTAIPVVDITDPPVPSGPLVFPRAVGGDLAYVLFTSGSTGRPKGVAVEHRAIVNQMEWMAQEYGLDASDVYLQKTATTFDVSLWGFFLPLRTGGRLIVAAPGAQRDVEAVAADIARHGVTVTDFVPSMLTVFAESVAAQSISSLRHIFVIGEALPARTVSACRAVSNARVHNLYGPTEAAVSVTYRDVSEDVAVDGSVSIGVPEWNTSVHVLDSRLHPVPAGVPGELYLAGVQLARGYVARPDLSSERFVADPFGPAGARMYRTGDLVRWSMDAGRLEYIGRTDFQVKFRGQRIELGEIETALTALSSVSQAVVVVVQLSVGESLAAYVVPAVGAEVDAEAVRSELGSAVPSYMVPSAFVVLDALPLNAAGKLDRRALPAPEFETREFRAPQTPVEESVAAVFAEVLGVERVGLDDDFFALGGNSLLAVKLVSKLRAALGGAPVPLNWLFVDASVGSLSARMTAATESSEGADSTGLETLIPLRLGGSSSPLFCIHPIVGLSWAFGGLSAYLGDDRPIYGLQSPALSGAEPLPESIEQWAALFVDRIRTVQPSGPYHLLGWSMGGSIAHAMAVQLQREGESVSTLAMMDSFVAGRTDHVVDRPVSAGEMLGGLGLGADSDLEIGELTVDSVADLLASMPAPFDEISRDRVAGILDGIARSAELIDSYVPRTFVGRSILFASVVDDPTGTVAASTWEDAVDGGVTVVPVHSTHWQMASQSALAEIGPVLQTELDR from the coding sequence ATGAGTGCGGATGGATCGACCGGCACACCGTCCGAGTCCGGCGGCCGAGCGGGGGGCCGGCCGGCCCGTCCCAGGCCCACCCGGTCTCGGCCGACGCGTACTCGGCCCGCCCGTACCGTTGCGCTGCCGACTCTGCTGGCGGCCGCGGTGGAGAAGAACCCGGACGGCATCGCTGCCGAATTCGGGGACCGGTCGCTGACCTACCGGGAGATCGATTCCCGATCCTCCCGGCTGGCTCGCCTACTGCTCGCACGTGGAGTCGGGCCAGGGGATTTCGTGGCGCTGGCCCTGACCCGATCGATCGAATCGGTCATGGCGGTGTGGGCGGTGGCCAAGACCGGGGCAGCGTTCGTGCCGATCGACCCCAATTACCCGGCTGCTCGTATCGAGCACATGGCCACCGATTCGGGTGTCCGAATGGGCGTCACGGCAACGCAGTTCGAGGCTGCGATGCCGAACGCGGTGTCGTGGATCGTGCTCGACGCATCCGATGTCGAGGAAGAACTGAGTGGGCTGTCGGACGGGCCGGTGGTCGCGGACGATCGCCGCGCACCGATTCGCGCGTCCGATCTCGCGTACGTCATCTACACCTCGGGCTCGACGGGCCTACCGAAGGGCGTCGCCGTCTCCCAGGCGGGCCTGGCACCACTGGCCGCGACCCAGGTCGAGACGTACGGCCTGGACTCCGGTTCGCGCACACTGCATTTCGCGTCCCCCAGTTTCGATGCGTCCGTACTCGAACTGCTCATGGCCGTCGGTGCCGGTTCGACGATGGTCATCGTCGAACCGGGCGTCTACGGTGGTACCGATCTGAGCGAGGTGTTGCGCCGCCACCGAGTCACGCATGCCTTCATCACGCCGGCGGCGCTGGCCTCGCTGGACCCGGCAGATGTGCCCGCCCTGCGAGTGCTCGCCGTCGGTGGTGAGGCCTTCTCGTCGGAACTGATGTCGAAATGGGCCACCGACCGCCGGTTCCACAACGTCTACGGGCCGACCGAAGCGTCCATGGTGTGCAACATCTCGCAACCGCTGACCGCAGGCGAGGCGGTGTTGCTCGGGCAGTCGACCAGGGAGATGGGTCATCACGTTCTCGACGACCGGCTGCGTCGGGTCCCGGCCGGCGTGCCGGGCGAGTTGTACCTCACCGGGGCCGGCCTTGCTCGCGGCTACCATCGTCGGTTCGGCCTGACGGCAACCCGTTTCGTCGCCAATCCCTATGCGGTCGAGGGGGACTCGAATCAGGCGAGGCTGTACCGAACCGGAGACATCGTGCGCTGGCGCGACGGGCCGACCGGACCCGTCATCGAATACATGGGCCGCAACGACTTCCAGGTCCAGATTCGAGGATTCCGGATCGAGCTCGGTGAGATCGACGCCGTTCTGACCGCACTCGACGGTGTCGAGTTCGCAGCGACCCTCGGCTACCGGGGGCCGACGGGAGCAACGGTTCTCGCGGCCTACGTACTGCCGACGACAGGTGTCGAGCTCGACGTCGACAACCTGCTCGAGGCCGCCGGACGCAGTCTGCCTGCGCACATGGTGCCGTCCGTGGTCACCCCGATCGAGTCGATTCCGCTGACCCCCACCGGCAAGCTCGACCGAGATGCGTTGCCGGAGCCGGTGTTCGAGGTCGCCGAGTTCCGCGCTCCGACGACCCCCACCCAGCAGACGGTAGCCGACATCTTCGTCGAGTTGCTGGGGGTCGAACGCGTCGGTCTCGACGACGACTTCTTCGCGCTCGGCGGCAATTCGTTGATCGCCACCAAACTCGCTGCGAGGTTGGGATCGGCACTCGGCGTGCACGTGCCTGCGCGTTCGGTGTTCGAGTCGTCCACCGTCGAAGCGCTCGCGAACGCAGCCGAATCCGTCGACGCTCCGGTCCGGGCCCGGCTCGATGCCTCGAGGGCCCGGCCGCAACACATTCCGCTCTCGTCCGCTCAGCAACGCATGTGGTTCCTGAATCGACTCGACACCACGTCCGCGATCAACAACGTACCGGTTGCCTTGCTGCTGCGCGGGTCGCTCGACGTCGATGCGCTGCAGGCCGCCGTCCTCGATGTGGTGGGTCGCCACGAATCGCTGCGCACCGTCTACCCCGACATCGACGGCAGCGGATATCAGCGAGTGCTCGACGAGGCCGACACGCAGGTCGACACGGCGGTGGTGCCTGTCACCCGCGAGAGCGCCCTGGCCGAGGTGACGCAGTTCTTCACGCGTGGGTTCGACGTCACGACCGAAATTCCGTTCCGCGTTCGACTGTTCGAGGTCACCGATCCCGCCGGTTCGGTACCGGAGTACGTACTGGCCTTCGTGGCGCATCACATCTCGGCCGACGGTCTGTCGATGGCTCCGCTGTCTCGGGACGTCATGACGGCATACCTCGCGCGACGGAGCGGATCGGCACCGCAGTGGACGCCGCTTCCGGTTCAGTATGTCGACTACACGCTGTGGCAACTGGACATGCTCGGTTCCGAATCGGACCCGAACTCTGTTGCCGACAAGCAGATTCGGTACTGGCAGCACGCGCTCGACGGCCTACCCGAACAGTTGGAGCTGCCCGCCGACCGGCCGCGCCCTCGGGTCGCGTCGGGACGAGGGGCGGTGGTGTCGTTCGACATCGCCCCCGAGCTGCACGCCCGAGTGCTCGAGTGCGCCAGCACGAGCGAGTCGACCCCGTTCATGGTGGTGCACGCCGCGCTGGCCGTGCTGCTGGCGAGACTGTCGGGCACGGCCGACATCGCCGTGGGTGCGCCGGTGGGTGGCCGCGGCGACGCCCGGCTCGACGATCTGGTCGGCATGTTCGTCAACACGGTGGTGCTGCGAACCCCCGTTGCCCCGGATGCCTCGTTCGCCGAGGTTCTCGACACGGTACGTACGGCCGACCTCGAGGCGTTCGACAACGTCGACGTGCCCTTCGAGCGTCTGGTCGAGGTACTCGATCCGGTGCGCTCGCAAGGACGACATCCACTGGTGCAGGTTGCACTGTTCTTCCAGAACTTCTCACAGGGTTCCTTCGAGCTGCCCGATCTCGGGGTCGAGGCATTCGGTTCCGGCGTGGCATCGGCGAAATTCGACCTCCAGGTGACCTTCACCGAGCGGGGCGACGGCGCAGGACCGGCCGTCGAGTTGATGTACGCAACGGATCTGTTCGACGAGTCGACCATGACGTCCTTCGGGCAGCGGTTGGTGACCGTTCTCGAGGCGGTCACCGCTCGTCCGAGTGTCGTGGTCGGTGACATCGCGATTCTCGATTCGGCTGAGCGCGAACAACTCTCGCTGCGGGGCAACGGCAGCACGGTGGCTGCCGATTCGGGCGAGGTGCTGCTGGACGGCTTCGGTCGCACGGTGGTCGAATCGCCGGATGCGGTGGCGTTGGTGTTCGGTGAGCGGTCGCTGACGTATCGGGAGTTCTCGGACCGGGTGGATGCCACTGCGTCGTTGTTGCAGGAGCGTGGGGCCGGCCCCGGCATGCTGGTGGGGTTGGCCATGCGTCGATCGGTCGAGCTGGTGGTCGGGATGTACGCCGTGCTGCGATCCGGTGCGGCGTACGTTCCGGTGGATCCGGATCAGCCCGCCGAGCGTAACGACTACATTCTCGACACGGCATCGCCGATTGTCGTTCTGTCGACGGCGCGGGACGAATTCGTCACGGGGACAGCGATTCCGGTCGTCGACATCACGGACCCACCGGTGCCGAGCGGGCCGTTGGTCTTCCCTCGGGCGGTGGGTGGCGATCTGGCGTACGTGCTCTTCACCTCGGGGTCGACCGGCCGGCCCAAGGGAGTCGCCGTGGAGCATCGTGCCATCGTCAACCAGATGGAGTGGATGGCGCAGGAGTACGGTCTCGACGCGTCGGATGTCTACTTGCAGAAGACTGCCACGACGTTCGACGTGTCGTTGTGGGGGTTCTTCCTGCCGCTGCGCACCGGGGGCCGGTTGATCGTGGCGGCCCCGGGCGCGCAACGTGATGTGGAGGCCGTTGCGGCCGATATCGCCCGTCACGGCGTGACGGTGACGGACTTCGTGCCGTCGATGCTTACGGTGTTCGCCGAATCGGTTGCTGCGCAGTCCATCTCTTCGCTTCGGCACATCTTCGTGATCGGGGAGGCGTTGCCCGCGCGGACCGTGAGTGCGTGCCGGGCAGTGTCGAACGCGCGGGTGCACAATCTGTACGGGCCGACCGAGGCCGCGGTGAGTGTCACGTATCGCGACGTCTCCGAGGACGTCGCGGTGGACGGTTCGGTGAGCATCGGGGTGCCGGAGTGGAACACCTCTGTCCACGTTCTGGATTCGCGGCTGCATCCGGTACCCGCGGGTGTGCCGGGTGAGCTCTACCTCGCCGGCGTGCAGTTGGCTCGGGGCTATGTTGCGCGGCCCGATCTGTCGTCGGAGCGTTTCGTTGCCGATCCGTTCGGTCCTGCGGGGGCGCGGATGTACCGCACCGGTGATCTGGTCCGGTGGTCGATGGATGCCGGACGGCTCGAGTACATCGGTCGCACCGATTTTCAGGTCAAGTTCCGCGGGCAGCGCATCGAGTTGGGGGAGATCGAGACGGCGTTGACGGCGTTGTCGTCGGTGAGTCAGGCCGTCGTGGTGGTCGTGCAGTTGTCGGTGGGGGAGTCGTTGGCTGCCTACGTGGTGCCTGCTGTCGGTGCCGAGGTCGATGCCGAGGCGGTGCGGTCGGAATTGGGGTCGGCGGTGCCGTCGTACATGGTGCCGTCGGCGTTCGTGGTTCTCGATGCGTTGCCGCTCAATGCAGCCGGGAAGCTGGACCGTCGGGCGTTGCCGGCCCCGGAATTCGAAACCCGTGAGTTCAGGGCTCCGCAGACTCCGGTCGAGGAATCGGTCGCCGCGGTGTTCGCGGAAGTGTTGGGCGTCGAGCGCGTCGGGCTGGACGACGACTTCTTCGCGCTGGGTGGCAACTCGTTGCTGGCGGTCAAGTTGGTCTCCAAGCTCAGAGCAGCCCTCGGCGGCGCGCCGGTACCGCTGAACTGGTTGTTCGTCGACGCGTCGGTGGGCTCGCTCTCCGCGCGGATGACGGCTGCGACGGAGTCGAGCGAGGGGGCGGACTCCACCGGGCTGGAGACGTTGATTCCTCTTCGGCTCGGTGGCTCCTCGTCACCTCTGTTCTGCATCCATCCCATCGTGGGGCTGTCCTGGGCCTTCGGCGGACTGTCGGCGTACCTCGGCGACGACCGTCCGATCTACGGATTGCAGTCGCCTGCCCTCTCCGGTGCCGAGCCGCTGCCGGAATCGATCGAGCAGTGGGCCGCCCTGTTCGTGGACAGGATTCGTACCGTGCAGCCGTCGGGCCCGTACCACCTGCTCGGTTGGTCGATGGGTGGATCGATCGCTCACGCGATGGCCGTGCAACTGCAGCGTGAAGGCGAGTCGGTGTCGACACTGGCCATGATGGATTCGTTCGTCGCGGGCAGGACCGACCACGTCGTGGACCGTCCTGTGTCGGCCGGAGAGATGCTCGGTGGCCTCGGCTTGGGAGCGGACTCCGATCTCGAGATCGGCGAGCTCACGGTCGATTCCGTGGCGGATCTGTTGGCATCGATGCCGGCTCCGTTCGACGAGATTTCCCGCGACCGGGTCGCCGGGATACTGGACGGGATCGCCCGTTCGGCAGAGCTGATCGACTCGTACGTGCCCCGGACATTCGTCGGGCGGTCGATACTCTTCGCGTCGGTCGTTGACGATCCGACCGGAACCGTCGCGGCGTCGACGTGGGAGGACGCGGTCGACGGGGGCGTCACCGTGGTTCCTGTGCATTCGACACACTGGCAGATGGCGTCGCAGTCCGCACTGGCCGAAATCGGACCCGTGTTGCAGACCGAGCTGGACCGGTAG